One genomic region from candidate division TA06 bacterium encodes:
- a CDS encoding type IV pilus twitching motility protein PilT — protein MEVKELLNDVVASGSSDLHIKAGQPPIYRINGKIQRSTFPVLTKEDTKRLVYELMSEQQKSWFRDRLELDFTYELPGVARFRTNAFCQRGHIGAALRVIPIKIRSIDEWGLPEILKDIAEYHRGLVLVTGPTGSGKSTTIAAMVEYLNSLYRRHIITLEDPIEFVYEDNLCTIEQRGLGEDTDSFAEALRHVTRQNPDVVVVGEMRDLQTMQMAIRASEMGALVLTTLHTTDAAQTVDRILDTFPADQHQQIRLELSTALQAIISQALLRKLDGSGRTAAFEILICTPGVRNVIREGKAYQIYSLIQTGQKYGMQMLDQALKQMYMSGVVSYRDALSKCSDPEDFERSVSGG, from the coding sequence GTGGAAGTAAAAGAGCTCCTCAATGATGTTGTGGCCAGTGGTTCCTCTGACCTGCACATAAAGGCAGGCCAACCGCCCATCTACAGGATCAACGGCAAGATCCAGAGGTCAACCTTTCCTGTTCTGACCAAGGAAGACACCAAGAGATTAGTCTACGAATTGATGTCTGAGCAGCAGAAGAGTTGGTTCAGGGATAGGCTTGAGCTGGATTTCACATATGAGTTGCCCGGAGTGGCTCGCTTCAGAACGAACGCATTTTGCCAGAGGGGGCACATAGGTGCCGCGCTGAGGGTAATACCAATCAAAATAAGATCGATTGATGAATGGGGTCTGCCAGAGATATTGAAGGACATTGCTGAGTATCACCGGGGTCTGGTGCTTGTGACCGGACCAACGGGCAGCGGCAAGAGTACCACCATAGCGGCAATGGTGGAGTATTTGAACTCTCTCTACCGAAGACACATAATTACACTGGAGGATCCGATTGAGTTCGTCTACGAGGACAATCTGTGCACCATAGAACAGAGAGGCCTTGGTGAGGATACAGACTCCTTCGCTGAGGCTTTGAGGCACGTCACAAGACAAAACCCAGATGTAGTGGTTGTCGGTGAGATGAGAGATCTTCAGACCATGCAGATGGCAATCCGGGCTTCAGAAATGGGTGCACTCGTTCTAACTACTCTGCACACAACAGATGCAGCTCAGACTGTAGATAGAATCCTGGACACTTTTCCGGCTGATCAACATCAGCAGATTAGATTGGAACTGTCCACAGCACTTCAGGCGATCATATCTCAGGCACTTCTGCGCAAACTTGATGGTTCCGGCAGAACAGCAGCATTTGAGATACTCATCTGCACTCCGGGGGTAAGAAATGTGATAAGAGAGGGGAAGGCCTATCAGATATACTCTCTTATCCAAACCGGCCAGAAGTATGGGATGCAGATGCTAGATCAAGCACTTAAGCAGATGTATATGAGTGGAGTCGTCAGTTACCGTGATGCGCTCTCTAAGTGTTCCGATCCCGAGGATTTCGAAAGATCTGTGTCTGGCGGTTGA